A DNA window from Porphyromonas gingivalis ATCC 33277 contains the following coding sequences:
- a CDS encoding DUF4332 domain-containing protein, whose product MPDQENKEKALSALVDKLLRIVKDKESKSTAEKNEWRARPLAYETLKNLVAPNLKENERLMKGDLLLAKECLEMSLPGSNHLGVLKSLMTLQSVVKLLKLSVRREFRPNDSLIPIKGISRVMQARLRERLNVYDVSTLLERGCTYERRVSMAKELGADIKLVTSWVRQADLWRVDDIGSDLAYLLVQAGVRNVGDLAKVDPEKAYPILYNINSTQAGFTFRGKEELERVIRDAALLVRFSPSTTSSYRKWVREYEGNIRKIAPSVINDPKPADALLARLREDLRRIGLPRIVGDDPTAKGDGFPLIPAQVEADGLPPVYLFKDGVSLDDDEAMIELQSIYDILNEALGFLDNIEYTLPLPRTASGTVFIKNANDLDENKRALPGVMVEIDGIVSPDQDKTEVNKKPRCYTDGSGKFIISMPDRYSLKEAITIIVSDGAKKQKFLMTASDFINSVPEQRELDEFLALDALGDRADSLSERINYLEKKWARLDKKKKEEGTTERVKLLYEEAQNKISETLKGKGDNRGLNGELEDLKAEYKKKREQLLKHAPSSDLKSAFGRFMASASMLNAKLAPSVIGDEIKKEGEDVKSGEVKVKSEGFVVIQEIFERRRMDIPRALPSVKLMGEGSDIIKLPTDTAPSRVFTYKMLQRLKEPDIFPVPSGAGRNGRIPVNRPLDVEAFKEQMYKNPHDYPQMSTLGIGYTLNMHQAWVPDGFALGTLLYSLVLAPGEEQRLIVRENKQRYSLADISQGTDATRSRYAMSQVDDSHAIFQYAVDQMSKAESSSGYSTSTGNFGGGLGIAGGFLPYVSATLGLSGGSSRARGRSFSSSSQSNSYREASMAANSFQHSIKSASEKLSQSRRVSISTATSDVSDSVATKIIANHNHSHAMTVQYWEVMRRYRLETCIDSVDLVLFVPLRPIRFLPEGQELIYPVNNISSFGREEFKRRYATVLKHADSLRYYLPYKYRAGLDLIQKYAALPQWTMEKLGSAPSVFELNISGRFLSCDDLRAYLVLKNGKGTVAGTVSYRRIALKDHYQTSRELKRVIRDIRNSNTFEYGESVAKISFFLPIGVVNEDISHVTIRYSCEPLEYTLYKDPDAKTMKGESAHSEFSKMMDKYWDLMKDNDNSSGDLRKIEYYKKVLPEAYISPNVEISPGEMRSLGVPEIRLSSASVGYQLVLSSTYLDGDVYVGVSTSAHTMLYTEFRQIEALLQHLASETLRYSQIVWRGLSDDERAMMLEQYTVKMDFEEAIQNASLPEDEEEMIKGLDRKNINVPLLNCVNVKKLLGFYGNCMLLPFTFPQSLSKMLGCTAADLQDAICRYHSNSFRAPTTTISLPTDGMVGEAVLGETNVSEKIDLTRFWNWQDSPIDKMNIDEKSLNSTDYLVGKTTKDITPLNLQGPTPATPVSTVDLLTALVNKQAPTFDNMTGLDQLKEILNEATKSAATGRDKAIEASENMAKAAMDFFSIGKKAEGGKEGGAPTPKESGGENNGGAINNVFVYPGGTCVTGEPSVAKPKEPDPKEGKEPNPKKE is encoded by the coding sequence ATGCCTGATCAAGAAAATAAGGAAAAGGCTTTGAGCGCGCTGGTAGATAAACTTTTGCGAATCGTTAAGGATAAGGAGAGCAAAAGTACAGCAGAGAAAAATGAGTGGCGTGCACGTCCTCTCGCTTATGAAACTCTGAAAAATTTGGTTGCTCCGAACTTGAAGGAGAATGAGCGCTTGATGAAGGGAGATTTGCTGTTGGCAAAAGAATGTTTGGAGATGTCTTTGCCGGGGAGTAATCATCTGGGGGTGCTGAAGAGTCTCATGACCTTGCAGAGTGTCGTCAAGCTGTTGAAGCTTTCGGTTCGACGAGAGTTCAGACCGAATGACTCCCTCATCCCCATAAAGGGGATCAGTCGGGTGATGCAGGCGAGACTGCGAGAGAGGCTGAATGTGTATGATGTCTCCACCCTTTTGGAAAGAGGATGCACCTATGAGAGGAGGGTCTCCATGGCCAAGGAGCTTGGTGCCGATATCAAGCTCGTTACCAGCTGGGTGAGGCAGGCCGATCTATGGCGGGTCGACGATATTGGATCGGACTTGGCGTATCTCTTGGTGCAGGCCGGAGTGCGTAATGTCGGGGATTTGGCAAAGGTAGATCCCGAAAAAGCCTATCCTATTCTTTACAATATCAATTCTACTCAGGCGGGCTTTACTTTTCGAGGAAAAGAGGAGCTCGAGAGAGTGATTCGCGATGCGGCCCTGTTGGTGAGATTCTCTCCAAGTACAACCAGTTCCTACAGGAAGTGGGTGCGGGAGTATGAGGGAAACATAAGAAAGATTGCCCCAAGTGTCATCAATGATCCGAAGCCCGCTGATGCTCTGCTCGCCAGACTTCGAGAAGATCTGAGAAGAATAGGCCTACCCCGAATAGTGGGCGACGATCCCACAGCGAAGGGAGATGGCTTCCCTCTCATTCCGGCTCAGGTGGAGGCCGACGGACTCCCACCGGTGTACTTGTTCAAGGATGGAGTTTCTTTGGACGATGATGAGGCAATGATAGAGTTGCAGTCCATATATGACATCCTGAACGAAGCTTTGGGCTTTTTGGATAATATCGAATATACATTGCCTCTACCTCGTACGGCGAGTGGTACCGTGTTCATAAAGAATGCGAATGACTTGGATGAAAACAAGAGAGCCCTGCCCGGGGTAATGGTCGAGATAGATGGTATAGTGAGTCCTGACCAAGACAAGACAGAGGTCAATAAAAAACCTCGATGTTACACCGATGGCAGTGGAAAATTCATAATATCGATGCCTGACAGATATAGTCTCAAGGAGGCTATCACGATCATCGTTTCGGATGGAGCAAAGAAACAGAAGTTCCTGATGACTGCATCGGACTTTATCAACTCTGTGCCAGAGCAAAGAGAGCTCGATGAGTTCCTCGCTCTCGATGCCCTCGGTGACCGTGCAGACAGCTTATCCGAGAGGATAAACTATTTGGAGAAAAAGTGGGCAAGGCTCGATAAAAAGAAAAAAGAGGAGGGTACAACGGAAAGGGTCAAACTCTTGTATGAAGAGGCTCAGAACAAGATAAGCGAAACCTTGAAAGGCAAGGGAGACAACAGAGGTCTCAATGGTGAGCTCGAGGATCTGAAGGCAGAGTACAAGAAGAAGAGAGAGCAGCTGCTGAAGCACGCTCCATCAAGTGACCTGAAGAGTGCTTTCGGACGATTTATGGCATCCGCTTCGATGCTTAATGCAAAGCTTGCTCCGAGCGTCATCGGAGATGAAATCAAAAAAGAAGGAGAGGATGTCAAAAGTGGCGAAGTAAAGGTCAAAAGTGAAGGGTTTGTCGTCATTCAAGAGATCTTCGAAAGACGACGCATGGATATCCCTCGAGCATTGCCGAGCGTAAAGCTCATGGGCGAGGGGAGTGACATCATAAAGTTGCCTACGGATACAGCTCCCTCCAGAGTATTTACCTACAAAATGCTCCAACGCCTCAAAGAACCGGACATATTCCCTGTGCCCTCAGGAGCAGGTAGGAATGGTCGTATTCCTGTGAACAGACCTCTGGACGTAGAGGCGTTCAAGGAGCAGATGTACAAGAATCCTCACGACTATCCTCAGATGTCCACCCTCGGCATAGGCTATACCCTGAATATGCATCAGGCATGGGTGCCGGACGGATTTGCTCTCGGTACATTGTTGTACTCTTTGGTTCTTGCTCCGGGAGAAGAACAACGTCTCATCGTACGCGAAAACAAGCAGAGATACAGTCTTGCGGATATATCGCAAGGTACAGATGCAACACGCTCTCGTTATGCTATGTCTCAGGTGGATGACTCCCATGCCATCTTCCAGTATGCCGTCGATCAGATGTCCAAAGCCGAGTCATCCTCCGGCTATAGTACTTCGACAGGTAATTTTGGTGGAGGTCTTGGTATCGCTGGTGGTTTCCTTCCTTATGTCAGCGCAACTCTGGGGCTATCCGGAGGTTCTTCGCGAGCGAGAGGTCGCAGTTTTTCCTCATCCAGTCAGTCCAATTCTTATAGGGAGGCATCGATGGCGGCCAACAGCTTCCAACACAGTATCAAGAGTGCTTCCGAGAAATTGTCTCAGTCGAGGCGCGTAAGTATCAGTACTGCTACGAGCGATGTGTCTGACTCGGTGGCAACCAAGATCATTGCCAACCACAACCACTCTCACGCGATGACTGTACAGTACTGGGAGGTGATGCGTCGTTACCGTCTGGAGACTTGTATCGACAGTGTGGATCTTGTCCTGTTCGTACCTCTCAGACCGATCAGGTTTTTACCGGAGGGACAGGAGTTGATTTATCCTGTGAATAATATCTCCTCTTTTGGCAGGGAGGAGTTCAAAAGACGATATGCTACAGTGCTGAAGCATGCTGACTCTTTGAGGTACTACCTGCCCTACAAGTATCGGGCCGGGCTGGATCTGATTCAGAAGTATGCGGCTTTGCCTCAGTGGACAATGGAAAAGTTGGGCAGTGCACCATCTGTATTTGAGCTAAATATAAGTGGCAGATTCCTTTCTTGTGATGACCTCAGGGCCTATCTCGTCTTGAAGAATGGTAAGGGGACAGTCGCCGGCACGGTGAGCTATCGAAGGATAGCATTGAAAGACCATTATCAGACCAGTAGGGAGCTGAAACGAGTAATACGGGATATCCGAAATTCAAACACTTTTGAATACGGTGAGAGTGTGGCCAAGATTTCCTTCTTCCTACCTATCGGGGTTGTCAATGAGGATATCTCGCATGTGACCATCCGCTACTCTTGTGAGCCTTTGGAGTATACGCTGTACAAGGATCCGGATGCCAAGACCATGAAAGGAGAGAGTGCTCATAGTGAGTTTAGCAAGATGATGGACAAGTACTGGGATCTGATGAAGGACAATGATAACTCTTCGGGAGACTTGAGAAAGATCGAGTACTACAAGAAAGTCTTGCCTGAAGCATATATCTCCCCCAATGTGGAGATATCTCCGGGAGAGATGAGGAGTCTGGGTGTCCCCGAGATCAGACTGTCCAGTGCATCGGTAGGGTATCAGCTTGTGCTGTCCTCTACATACTTGGATGGAGATGTTTATGTGGGAGTTTCCACAAGTGCTCATACGATGCTCTATACCGAGTTTCGGCAGATAGAGGCCTTGTTGCAGCACCTGGCATCGGAGACTTTGCGTTACTCTCAGATCGTCTGGAGAGGTCTCTCTGATGACGAAAGAGCGATGATGTTGGAACAATATACCGTGAAGATGGACTTCGAAGAGGCTATCCAAAATGCCAGCCTTCCGGAAGACGAAGAAGAGATGATCAAGGGTCTTGATAGGAAGAATATCAATGTTCCACTACTCAACTGTGTCAATGTGAAGAAGCTCCTCGGCTTCTACGGCAATTGTATGTTGCTTCCTTTCACCTTCCCACAGAGCCTGTCAAAGATGTTAGGTTGTACCGCTGCAGATCTTCAAGATGCTATATGCCGATACCACAGCAATAGTTTCCGTGCACCGACGACTACAATCTCTTTGCCTACAGACGGAATGGTGGGTGAAGCGGTGTTGGGAGAAACAAATGTGAGTGAAAAGATCGACCTTACCCGATTCTGGAACTGGCAAGACTCTCCTATCGATAAGATGAACATCGATGAAAAGAGCCTCAACTCCACGGATTACTTGGTGGGTAAAACAACAAAGGACATTACTCCGCTCAACTTGCAAGGACCTACCCCTGCCACCCCGGTCTCTACAGTAGACTTATTGACCGCTCTGGTCAATAAACAGGCTCCAACCTTTGACAATATGACCGGATTAGACCAGCTTAAGGAAATCCTTAATGAGGCAACCAAGAGTGCGGCTACCGGTCGGGACAAGGCTATAGAGGCATCCGAAAATATGGCAAAGGCGGCAATGGATTTTTTCTCAATCGGCAAAAAAGCTGAGGGTGGGAAAGAAGGAGGAGCGCCGACTCCAAAAGAATCCGGAGGTGAAAATAATGGGGGAGCGATAAATAACGTTTTCGTCTATCCGGGAGGAACTTGTGTCACCGGAGAGCCTTCTGTCGCAAAGCCGAAGGAGCCTGATCCCAAAGAGGGGAAGGAGCCTAATCCTAAAAAGGAATGA